CGCCACGGCGCTGCGGTGATCGAGGCGATGGGACGGGACGTGGCGCAATACGACGCGCTTGTCTGCGTGTCCGACCCGGTGGCCTTTGGCTGCCTCAGTGCCGTACAACGCATCGGCCTGTCGGTGCCGGATGATCTGGCCATCACCGGCTTTGGTCACTTCGAGGTGGCCAAAGTGTCAAATCCCCGGATCACCACGGTGAACGTGCAAGCCGAAGACATCGGGCGGCAGGTTGTGAGCCTCTTGCAAGGGATTTTCGACGGAGAGGTCGACGCACCAGTGCGGGTCGATGTGGGGTCAGAGTTGGTGGTCGGGGAGACGAGTTAAGGCGCTATTCACCTTGCTCGGAAATCATGAAACGCTCACCAATTGGATTTCCACGGCTGTCATAGGTCTGGCCGGACACACCGCCCAACAGCAGCTCATTCCGAAGAAACTTACGGCGACAACGGCAAGGATTGCCCCCGCAATTGCGCTGAAGACTAGGAACCCAACCGCAGTCGAAAAGAAAAAGCGCAAGTGATTGATTATGAACCGCAAAAGCGACGTTCCACTTGAAACATAGGTATTGAGCGGGTCCTCACACCCCACTGTTCCGCACAGTGGACCCCGGGATCAAGCGAAACCCGATATCCATGCAGGTCGGCACGGGTTCATCCGTCAGCCGGCCCATCATCATCTCGGCCGCCTTTTGGCCCAACCGCAGATGCGGGACATGGCAGGACGTGAGACGCCGGTTCATCACGGACGCAATAGGCAAGTCGCCCCAACCTGCGATGCCGATATCGCCCGGCACGGTCAGGCCCTTGGCGTCGCAATATTGCAAGCCACCAAAGGCCATCGCGTCGTTCTGATAGAAAATACACTCGATATCCCGCGCCGCACCCAACAGTTGCTCGGTGCCGTAAAAGCCGGGGTAGTACGTCGCGGTGTCGTGCAGGCACAGCTGCTTCACCACGGCCCCGCCCGCCCCCTCAACAGCTTTGCAAAAGCCATGCAACCGCTCGGTCGCGGCGTTGGCCGTGTCATGGGACGTGCCCACATAGCCGATGTTTTTATACCCCAGCGAGGTCAGGTAACGGCCCATGTCAAATCCGCTGTCGAAGTGGTTGATGCCCACACTCATATCAAGCGGAGAGGAGTTCAGATCCCAAATCTCGACAACCGGAATCCCCGCATTGCGCAGCATGTCCGCCGCGCGGGGCGAATGGTAGCGCCCGGTCAGGATGAGGCCCGCAGGCTGCCATGACAGCACGGTCCTGATCCAGTTCTCTTCCTCTTCCAGCGTGTGCTGCGTGAGGCCCAGAACGGACTGATATCCGAAGATCCCAAGCTTGCGATCGATGCCCTCCAGCACCTGCGCGAACACCTCGTTGCCAAGGTCCGGAATGGAAACACCAATGAAGGTCGAGCTCTGGTCACCCGCAAAAACCGTTGCCAGGCGATTCGGTAGATAGCCCAGCGCATCCACCTGCGCCATCACCTTGACCCGTGTGTTTTCCGAGTACCCCCCCTCACCCCGCAAAACACGGCTGGCCGTCATCTTTGAGACACCGGCTGCACGAGCTACTTGAGACAGGCTTACTTTATTGTTTTTATTTGATTTATCCACGTTCACAGCCATTTTACGTTACGGGTAACTTAAGCCTTGACACCTTGCGCGATCTGCCCCGATGCTAGCGTAACGTTACGGGTAACTCAACGGGGAGGTTGGGTTCCGTAGCCCCGGAGGAGACGTTATGCCTGACCTTCAGACAGGTCTGTTTTTCGACAGCATCGACAAGCATTTCGGCGGGACTTATGCGCTGAAAGATGTGTCGCTGACCGTTGGCCGAGGCGAGATTGTTGCCCTGCTGGGCGAAAACGGTGCCGGCAAATCGACCCTGATCAAAGTCTTGGGCGGCATCCACACTGCAGACGCAGGCCGGGTGCTGATTGACGGCGAACCCTACCAACATAAACCCGCCGGATTCGGTGAACGTCAAAAGGTGGCGTTCATCCACCAGGACCTGGGCCTGATCGAATGGATGACGGTGGCCGAAAACATCGGCCTTGCCTTGGGTTTCTCGCGCAGGAACGGTCTGATCCGCTGGAAGGATGTTGAACATTTCGCTGTCGAGGCATTGCGCAAGGTCGACGCGGAATTTGATCCCACAACCCGGGTCGAGGATTTGACCCGAACGGAAAAGTCGCTTGTGGCCATTGCCCGCGCCCTGGCCGTCGACAGTGAGTTCCTGGTGCTGGACGAACCCACGGCATCGTTGCCCGCTGACGAGGTTGAACGGCTGTTTGTGGCCATCCGCCCTCTGCGTGAAAAAGGCGTTGGCATGATCTATGTCAGCCACCGCCTTGATGAGATTTTCCAGATCGCCGACCGCGTGGCCGTGCTACGCGACGGGGCCATGGTCGGTGTTCGCAGCATTGACCACACAACTCCTGAAGAATTGGTACAAAAGATTGTCGGGCGCAAAACGCGCGAGACCGTCAAAGCCACCGACGCCATCGGCGAGGCCGTTTTGTCTTTGCGCAACTTTGAAGTGCCGGGCATGCAACGTCTGGGTTTCGATCTGCAGAAGAACGAGGTGCTTGGCCTGGTGGGTCTGCGTGGTGCCGGCCACGAGGCGATCTCGCGCGCGCTGTTCGGTCTGGTGCCCTTTGCGGGCCAAGTGACATTGGACGGGCAGATCCCCGACTTGTCGTCACCGCAAAAGGCACTTCATTCCGGTGTGGGCCTTGTTGCCAAGGACCGCACAGAAGAATCCGTGGCGATGAGCCTGTCGATCCGGGAGAACACGTTTCTCAACCCCGACGGGATTGGCCGGAAACTGCTGAGCATGCTGTCACCCCGGGTCGAGGCCGATCAGGCCGCGATCATAGGTGCAGAATTGGGCCTGTCCCCAAACGATCCAAGCCTCGCCATCGAAGCCTTGTCTGGCGGAAACCAACAGAAGGTCGTCATTGGCCGCTGGCTTGCGACCAAACGCAAACTCCTGATTTGCGAAGACCCTACTGCGGGCGTGGACGTGGGGGCGAAATCAGAAATCTACGCGCTGCTGAACCGCGCCTTGGGCGATGGCGTCGCGATCCTGATCATGTCCACCGATTTCGAGGAAATCGCAACAATCTGTCACCGGGCCATCGTGTTCAGTCAGGGCGCGATCGTGGACGAATTGAGCGGCACGCGTCTGACCACGGAAAACCTGATCCAATCGGCGTCGGCCGGGAACATCAAGACAGAAGGGGGCGGTGCGCATGCAGTCGCTTGAATCCAGCGCACTCGAGCCTACAAAGGCCGAACTCAAAGGGCTGCCGATGGGCAAGCGTTTGATGCGGTTCCTGCCGGTCTATGGTCTGGTGATCCTGACCGTGTTTCTGATCGGTCTGTTTTCGGTCCTGTTGCCCAACACGTTCCCTACACTGCTGAACCTGCGGTCCATCATCTCGGACAAGGCGATCATTGCGTTGCTGTCATTGGGGGCGATGATCCCGATGGCAGCCGGGCGGATCGACCTGACCGTGGGATACGGCATCGTATTGTGGCACATTCTCGCCATCAGCCTCCAGACCATGCTCGGCCTGCCCTGGCCCATCGCGGTGGCGATCGTGCTGCTGCTGGGCGCAATCACCGGTTTCCTGAATGGTTTGCTGGTTGAGGTTGCCAAAATCGACAGTTTCATCGCCACGTTGGGCACGGGCACGGTGCTGTACGCGCTGGCGCTGTGGCACACAGGCGGTCGGCAGATGGTGGGGCTGTTGCCGGATGGCTTCTATGCCCTGAACACCACCTTCGTCTTTGGCCTGCCCATCACCGCCTACTATCTAATCGTGATCACGGTCGTGATGTGGGTCGTGCTCGAATACACGCCGGTCGGCCGGTACCTTTATGCCATCGGCGCCAACCAGCGCGCCGCGCAGCTCAACGGTATTCCCACCCGGAAATACGTGATCGGCGCCTTTGTCGCCTCGGGCACGATGACAGCCCTCGCAGGTGTGCTGCTGGCTGCGAAGCTGAGGATCGGTCAGGCCTCTGTGGGACTTGAGTTCCTGCTGCCGGCCCTTGTGGGCGCATTCCTTGGCTCAACCACCATCAAGCCCGGACGGGTCAACGTATGGGGCACCGTTGTCGGTGTCGTCATTCTGGCTGTTGGCATTTCAGGCATTCAACAATTTGGCGGCTCCTTCTGGGTCGAGCCGCTGTTCAACGGAGTCACCCTGCTGGTTGCCATCGGCATCGCAGGCTACGCGCAGCGCAAAAAAGGTGCAGACAAGCGCTGACGCACCAATTGCAAAGGGAGGAAACCATGCAAAAACGTACATTCCTGGCTGGATTGACGGCCACGACAATGATGACCGCCGTTCCGGCCCTGGCCGAGTGGGATGGCCCGACAACCGGCCCCGCAGCAGCCGAGGGCAAATCCATCGTGGTGGTGGCAGGTGATCTGAAAAACGGCGGTATTCTGGGTGTGACCACGGGTGTAGAAGAAGCTGCCGAAAAGATCGGCTGGGACGTGCGTGTCCTGGACGGTGCGGGCTCAATCCAGGGGCGGACTGCGGCGATTGGCCAGGCGCTTGCTCTGAAGGCCGATGGCATCATCATCAACGGATTTGACGCCGTCGAACAGCAAGCCGCTCTGGAAGGCGTGGTCGCCGCCAATGTCCCGATGGTTGCCTGGCACTCTGGTCCCGTGATCGGCTGTGACGCACCCGGTGGCATCTTTGCCAACGTGTCGACGGACGCGATGACCGTGTCCGAAGTCGCCGCCGAATGGGCCATCGACGATGCACAGGCGCAAGGCGAAGAGATCGGCGTCGTGATCTTTACCGACAGCACATACCAGATCGCCATCGACAAGGCGGATCGTCTGAAAGAGACGGTTGAGGCCGCAGGCGGCAAGGTTCTGGAATATGTGGACACACCGATTGCGGACACGTCCACCCGCATGGGCCCGCTAACGACGTCGCTGCTGCAAAAGTACGGTGAAAGCTGGACGCACGCGCTGGCGATCAATGACCTTTACTTCGACTTCATGGGACCATCGTTGGCCGCCGCCGGTCTGTCGCCCGATGCAGGGCCCTTGGCGGGGTCTGCGGGTGACGGGTCCGAGGCTGCGTTCCAACGCATCCGGTCGGGCGGCTATCAGGCCATTACGGTAGCCGAGCCGCTGAACCTGCAAGGCTGGCAACTCGTGGACGAGTTGAACCGCGCCATTCAAGGCGAGGCATGCTCGGGCTATGTGACTTCGCCTGCGCTGGTCACACCCGAGGGGCTGGCCAAGCTGGGCGACAGCAACGCATTTGATCCCGACATTCCCTATCGCGAAGCCTACGCGGAGATCTGGGGCAAGTAATTCTCCCCGCGGGGTCGGGCGGCAAGGTCTGGCCCCGCACCTGAATTCAGAACATCTTGGGCGCGTGCGCAGCCCATCCCATCCGGCCTACGGAGGAGAGAGATATGGCTGATACGCCACTCGTGCAGATGCGCGGAATCACCAAACGGTTCGGCGGCGTCACCGCCCTGCAAGACGTCAACCTGAGTGCCTATGCTGGCGAAGTTCTTGCCATTGTCGGCGACAATGGGGCCGGTAAATCAACCCTGATCAAGGTGCTGACCGGGGTCTACCAACCGACCGACGGTGAAATCTACATCGACGGCGAAAAAGTCGAATTTTCCAACCACGCCGATGCCGCCAAGGCAGGTATCGACGCCGTGTATCAGACCCTTGCGCTGGCCGATCATCTTGACCCGGCAGCCAACATGTTCCTGGGCAACGAGCTGACAAAGAAAGTGTTTGGCATCACTGTCCTCGACAACAAGAAAATGCGCGAAGAAACCGAACGTGTCCTGATGGAACGTCTGGGGGTGCGCCTGAAGTCTCTGGATGCGCAGACCGACAGTCTGTCAGGCGGACAACGCCAAGCCGTCGCCATTGCGCGGGCGGTTTATCACGAAGGCCTGCGTGTGCTGGTGATGGACGAACCTACGGCGGCACTGGGACCGCAAGAAACCGCGCGGACCCTCAAACTGATCCTGTCTCTCAAGGCTCAAGGTCTGGCCGTCATTCTGATCAGCCACTCGCTGGACGACGTGTTCGAGGTCGCGGACCGTGTGCACGTCCAACGCCGCGGACGATGCGTTGGCGTGGCGCTCACTGCCGAAAGCTCGACCCAGGAAGTGCTGGGCATGATCGTTGGTGCCAAGGAGGACGCCGCATGAACTCCGCAGTTGATACAGACTACAAGCCACCGCTGAGCGAGCGGCTTGAACCTTACATGGCCGTCATCGCGCCCATGGCGATGATTGCGGCGATCTTCCTTTTCATGGCCGTCGCATCGCCTGACCGGTTCTATCGGATCAGCAACTTGGAACTGATCCTGCAGGACGCCGCCCTGTACATGCCGATGGCGATGGCAATGACCTTTGTCATCACGCAACGCGGCATTGACCTATCGGTCGGGTCGGTCGCTGTCCTGTCGGCCATCATCATGGCCTTTTTGGTCAAGCAATTCGGGTTCTCGATTTATGTGGGCATCCCGATTGCGCTGACCATCGGCGCACTTCTGGGCCTAATCAACGGCCTCGTCATCACACGCTTCAACGTACCCGACCTGATCGGTACGCTCGCGATGGACCTTGTCTACAAGGGATTGGCGCTGCTGCTTGCCAAAGGTCTGGTATTGGCCCGGTTCCCGGATTTTCTGACGGAAATGGGGCGCGGCCAAACCCCGTTTTTCATTCCAACCCCTGCGGTGATCGGGATGCTGACCATGGTTGCGGGCTACTACATCCTGCAACGCACGCATTTTGGCCGCTACACGGTCGCCATCGGTTCCAGCCCGGAATCTGCGGAACTGACGGGTATCGGGGTCAAGCGGCACAAGGTCTATGCCTATGTGCTGTGTGGCGCCTGCGCAGCCCTTGCGGGTCTGATGTTGACCGGAAAGCAGAACGCCATTCAGGCGACGATGGCCCCGTTCTTCAACTTGCACGTCATTGCGGCGGTGGTTGTGGGGGGCACGTCACTCTTTGGTGGTCGCGCCTCGATCATCGGCTCGTTCTCGGGTGTGCTGCTGCTTGCCATGATGTTGAACGCGCTGGTGACATTGCGGATCGAATTCTTCTGGCAACCGGTCGCTTCGGGCTTTGTCATCATCAGTTCGGTCGCGCTTTATGCCTGGATTCAAAAGAAAGACCGCGATGGCGCGGGTGGCTGGTTCGCTGATCTCAAAACAGCGGAAGGCCAGAAACTGGTGCGGTTCTCCGCACTCCTGATTGGTGTCCTGATTGCGCTTTTGGCAATCGGCGGCGTCTTTGCCGGGGATACCGTGAACAGCGGGTGATCCGGCCCATGCGGGGTGGCCGGGCCGGGGGTGCAGCCCCGGCCGCGGCCGATGGCCCCGCTCTCATTGCAAAGGGAGGAACCAAGATGAGACTTTTAGCAACCACAGCCCTCGTCGCAACCGCGATGACCGGAATCGCACTGGCGGACGGGCACGCAACCCTGCCGCTGAAGGAACTACCGGACATCGCAGACCGCGATTATTGGGTGCCGGACGAGGTGAATGCCGAAGGCAAGCTGGAAGCCATGCAGGCCATCGTAGGCGCAGAGGCGGTGAAATTCACCGGCACGCAGGACGCCCCGATCCAGATTGCCCTGATCTATCCATCCTCGGACACGTCGGACTTTTGGGCGCGCAACTATCTGGCCATGACCAAGCGTCTGGACGAATTGGGGGTGCAGTACGAAACGACCGAATTCGCGTCGCGCCAGATCGAACATTCGTTGCAAACGACCTATGCCAACCAGGTGGTTCTGGACAAAGACATCTATGATTACGTGATCTTTGGCCCGTCGGAACTGGCCATCCAGGCCGACAACATCTCGAAACTGGCGGCGGAAAAGGACGACCTCACCACATATGTCTGGGCGTTTCACACCCCATTGAAAGAGCTTGATCATCAGCCAGCCGCCTGGTTCGACTTTTCGTCGGCTGCGGGTGCATTGACCATGTGCGACTACATGATCGGGCGCTTGGGAGAAGGCGTGACCATGGCGATGAACCGCGGCATCCCGGGCATCACTGACAATCAGCGGTCCGGTGACTTCAAGGCTTGCGTGGAAGAAAAGGCTGGCTGGACCACCGTCTACGAACATTATGGCGAATATCAGCGCGAGGGCGGGTTTGCCGGGACATCGCTGATCCTGCAATCCTACCCTGAGGCTAAGATCATCCACAACGCAAACACCGCGATGGCAATGGGGTCGGTCGAGGCGCAGGTGTCGGTCGGCAAAGAGAAGGAGATCTTCTCGACCGGTTGGGGTGGCACAGGCCTTGAACTCGACGCCATCCGCCGTGGTGAACTGGACGCCACACCGATGCGAATGGGTGATGATGTGGGCGCGGCCACAGCCGAAGCCATTAAGGCAGACCTTGAAGGACGCGCGGATGAACTGCCCTTTGTCTTCCTGGGTCGGATCACGGTTGCCCACGACCAGATGAGTGCCGAGGAAATCGACGCGCTGGAACAGGAAGCCTTCCGCTTCTCGGGCGTCGGCGCGCTCGACCGCTAAAGCGAAATGGCGTCACCCGGTCCGGGTGGCGCCACATATCTAGTCCTGCGCGTCCGTCAAGTTACACGCCGCTAGCAACGTCTCCGCAAAATCCTTGCGATAGGTCCGGATCGCCTGAAAATATGGTCCGACTGCATGATGGGCAAAGACCGCCGTAACCTGATCACCCTGCGTCAGCCAGCCCACATACCAGCCTTCGAACGCGCCGGAAAACCGTTGTTCTGTTACCGGGCCCGCCCCGGTCTTGCCAAACAGCGTCGCGTCCCCAAGAGGACCCGCATGTGCCGCCGCCATCAAAGCGGACACATGATCCCGCTGAACATCAAGGTGGCCCGCGACCATTCGTTCGAGAAACTGCACTTGCTCGGCCACCGACAGCTTGAGCGGGCCTTGAAGCCAGAACGTGTCTGACCGGTCTGGGGCGTCGGCATTGCCATAATTCCACTTTGTGAGAAAAGCCCGGTATTGCGCCCCACCCACATCAAGCGCGAGGTCCTGATAGTACCATACAGCGGACCGCTGGAATGCGGTTTTCAGTGTTTGACCCTGCCGCCAGGCATCCGGCCAAAACGCGGCAGCGGGGCGGTGCACCGGGTCCCAATCGCGCCAGGATTCGATGTCGGACACAACCCCGGTTTCCAGGGCAATCAGTGTATTAGGAACTTTGAAAGTCGACCATGGCGCGTGACGCATCTGAAGATCGCTGCCTTCAAGAATACAGCTGTGCCCATCGGTCAGATCATGTGCCAGGAAGCTTGACCGCCGGTCGCCCATCTGTGCGGCAAAGTTTGCTCGCTTCAGCACGGTGTCGGCAGCGGCTTGGACGGAAAGAAGGGTCAACAGGCCCAGTATGATGGCAAGCCCGGGAATTGAACACCGAAGGGAAATTCGTATCACCGTGCTGAACACCCAGAGAAACACCATTCAGCATCGAAATAGGACGGCTCCGGCGGACCTGCAATCCATCAAGCGGTGTCTCGCTGGCGCCCTTCTGCGCACCTGACGGAAATACCGCCTTGACGCGCGTTGTGACCGGGCACACCCTGCACGCCATGTCCCAAGCGCCGCACAAATCCACCGGTCCGGTCACGATGCGTGACGTGGCACGCGCGGCTGGTGTGTCGCGC
The DNA window shown above is from uncultured Tateyamaria sp. and carries:
- a CDS encoding penicillin-binding transpeptidase domain-containing protein, translated to MLKRANFAAQMGDRRSSFLAHDLTDGHSCILEGSDLQMRHAPWSTFKVPNTLIALETGVVSDIESWRDWDPVHRPAAAFWPDAWRQGQTLKTAFQRSAVWYYQDLALDVGGAQYRAFLTKWNYGNADAPDRSDTFWLQGPLKLSVAEQVQFLERMVAGHLDVQRDHVSALMAAAHAGPLGDATLFGKTGAGPVTEQRFSGAFEGWYVGWLTQGDQVTAVFAHHAVGPYFQAIRTYRKDFAETLLAACNLTDAQD
- a CDS encoding LacI family DNA-binding transcriptional regulator yields the protein MAVNVDKSNKNNKVSLSQVARAAGVSKMTASRVLRGEGGYSENTRVKVMAQVDALGYLPNRLATVFAGDQSSTFIGVSIPDLGNEVFAQVLEGIDRKLGIFGYQSVLGLTQHTLEEEENWIRTVLSWQPAGLILTGRYHSPRAADMLRNAGIPVVEIWDLNSSPLDMSVGINHFDSGFDMGRYLTSLGYKNIGYVGTSHDTANAATERLHGFCKAVEGAGGAVVKQLCLHDTATYYPGFYGTEQLLGAARDIECIFYQNDAMAFGGLQYCDAKGLTVPGDIGIAGWGDLPIASVMNRRLTSCHVPHLRLGQKAAEMMMGRLTDEPVPTCMDIGFRLIPGSTVRNSGV
- a CDS encoding substrate-binding domain-containing protein is translated as MQKRTFLAGLTATTMMTAVPALAEWDGPTTGPAAAEGKSIVVVAGDLKNGGILGVTTGVEEAAEKIGWDVRVLDGAGSIQGRTAAIGQALALKADGIIINGFDAVEQQAALEGVVAANVPMVAWHSGPVIGCDAPGGIFANVSTDAMTVSEVAAEWAIDDAQAQGEEIGVVIFTDSTYQIAIDKADRLKETVEAAGGKVLEYVDTPIADTSTRMGPLTTSLLQKYGESWTHALAINDLYFDFMGPSLAAAGLSPDAGPLAGSAGDGSEAAFQRIRSGGYQAITVAEPLNLQGWQLVDELNRAIQGEACSGYVTSPALVTPEGLAKLGDSNAFDPDIPYREAYAEIWGK
- a CDS encoding substrate-binding domain-containing protein, yielding MRLLATTALVATAMTGIALADGHATLPLKELPDIADRDYWVPDEVNAEGKLEAMQAIVGAEAVKFTGTQDAPIQIALIYPSSDTSDFWARNYLAMTKRLDELGVQYETTEFASRQIEHSLQTTYANQVVLDKDIYDYVIFGPSELAIQADNISKLAAEKDDLTTYVWAFHTPLKELDHQPAAWFDFSSAAGALTMCDYMIGRLGEGVTMAMNRGIPGITDNQRSGDFKACVEEKAGWTTVYEHYGEYQREGGFAGTSLILQSYPEAKIIHNANTAMAMGSVEAQVSVGKEKEIFSTGWGGTGLELDAIRRGELDATPMRMGDDVGAATAEAIKADLEGRADELPFVFLGRITVAHDQMSAEEIDALEQEAFRFSGVGALDR
- a CDS encoding sugar ABC transporter ATP-binding protein; translated protein: MPDLQTGLFFDSIDKHFGGTYALKDVSLTVGRGEIVALLGENGAGKSTLIKVLGGIHTADAGRVLIDGEPYQHKPAGFGERQKVAFIHQDLGLIEWMTVAENIGLALGFSRRNGLIRWKDVEHFAVEALRKVDAEFDPTTRVEDLTRTEKSLVAIARALAVDSEFLVLDEPTASLPADEVERLFVAIRPLREKGVGMIYVSHRLDEIFQIADRVAVLRDGAMVGVRSIDHTTPEELVQKIVGRKTRETVKATDAIGEAVLSLRNFEVPGMQRLGFDLQKNEVLGLVGLRGAGHEAISRALFGLVPFAGQVTLDGQIPDLSSPQKALHSGVGLVAKDRTEESVAMSLSIRENTFLNPDGIGRKLLSMLSPRVEADQAAIIGAELGLSPNDPSLAIEALSGGNQQKVVIGRWLATKRKLLICEDPTAGVDVGAKSEIYALLNRALGDGVAILIMSTDFEEIATICHRAIVFSQGAIVDELSGTRLTTENLIQSASAGNIKTEGGGAHAVA
- a CDS encoding ABC transporter permease, with translation MNSAVDTDYKPPLSERLEPYMAVIAPMAMIAAIFLFMAVASPDRFYRISNLELILQDAALYMPMAMAMTFVITQRGIDLSVGSVAVLSAIIMAFLVKQFGFSIYVGIPIALTIGALLGLINGLVITRFNVPDLIGTLAMDLVYKGLALLLAKGLVLARFPDFLTEMGRGQTPFFIPTPAVIGMLTMVAGYYILQRTHFGRYTVAIGSSPESAELTGIGVKRHKVYAYVLCGACAALAGLMLTGKQNAIQATMAPFFNLHVIAAVVVGGTSLFGGRASIIGSFSGVLLLAMMLNALVTLRIEFFWQPVASGFVIISSVALYAWIQKKDRDGAGGWFADLKTAEGQKLVRFSALLIGVLIALLAIGGVFAGDTVNSG
- a CDS encoding ABC transporter permease; this translates as MQSLESSALEPTKAELKGLPMGKRLMRFLPVYGLVILTVFLIGLFSVLLPNTFPTLLNLRSIISDKAIIALLSLGAMIPMAAGRIDLTVGYGIVLWHILAISLQTMLGLPWPIAVAIVLLLGAITGFLNGLLVEVAKIDSFIATLGTGTVLYALALWHTGGRQMVGLLPDGFYALNTTFVFGLPITAYYLIVITVVMWVVLEYTPVGRYLYAIGANQRAAQLNGIPTRKYVIGAFVASGTMTALAGVLLAAKLRIGQASVGLEFLLPALVGAFLGSTTIKPGRVNVWGTVVGVVILAVGISGIQQFGGSFWVEPLFNGVTLLVAIGIAGYAQRKKGADKR
- a CDS encoding ATP-binding cassette domain-containing protein produces the protein MADTPLVQMRGITKRFGGVTALQDVNLSAYAGEVLAIVGDNGAGKSTLIKVLTGVYQPTDGEIYIDGEKVEFSNHADAAKAGIDAVYQTLALADHLDPAANMFLGNELTKKVFGITVLDNKKMREETERVLMERLGVRLKSLDAQTDSLSGGQRQAVAIARAVYHEGLRVLVMDEPTAALGPQETARTLKLILSLKAQGLAVILISHSLDDVFEVADRVHVQRRGRCVGVALTAESSTQEVLGMIVGAKEDAA